The Vespula pensylvanica isolate Volc-1 chromosome 3, ASM1446617v1, whole genome shotgun sequence nucleotide sequence GGCCGTTTGCAGAAATCTTGCACTTTGGTTATTCTATATGTTTTCAATGCAATTAAAACCAATTTATAAGATTTCTGAATTGAACGGTTACGTGCTTTAACTGTGCTACCTTGTGTTGTTggaattttaaagagaattcTATCTGTGTTAAAAGTCTGTCACACTCGAGTCTATTATAATACgaactataaaataatataaatatataagatagtgatatatgtatatatgcatataaataaatctaaataaacTTGTacaatcaattatatatttattttcgtttgcattgctttttcgaaaatatatatgcattttttgtttattgtaCGCTACATTTGTACAGGTACAAAGTATTTCAAACATACTATCTGTACTTTTTTTGGCagttttacatttatataaaaatatttctgtacTATTATCTTAagacttatatataataatataccattgtataactaaattataatacattaacGATTAACTCCATTTACTTGCTCACTCTTGGCCTTTAACACTGTTATAATCAGTGAAACATCTGATACAAATTTGCAAAagtgaaatgtatatattgaaagaGACATAAATAAAGACTACAATGAGTTATAATAGAATCTCTGAAtgttaaacaaatttaataattactttctctttaaattttatcCATATTTTGATACCGCCCGTACTATAAATCTTTGTCATTTAATTATCACTTATTTGAAAGACTTCTTTACATAGAATAGACATCAACATTTAAATACATGCTACATTACAGCGATTAAAGTTAATTGAtatattgtagaaaaaaatttcaatttttacacTTATCAATTTGGCTTGTACAATGTCAATCTTGACTTGTGCCAAAGTATTGTCATTTTTTTGCAACACATGCGAACCCGCTCTGTGCCATAAACTATTCATTCACTCGCATTAAGAAAAGCAGAACTTTTTCTTAACTAGTTTGAAACTAATCAAAATTAACTCTTATTTGCTTTGATTTAGTACAATAATCCATCCTCTCTAACAACACCATCATATACTGATATTTTCCTTAAATTAATAGTTatgtatcattaatttttagtaCAGTTCCTGTATCAGGAACTTACGCCATGAAATATCATGATACAGAAACAacacgttttcatttttttcacgtACACGAACAGTATACTCGaaaatcttaataatttatcgtacaTCTTGATCTTAGAGATCTATATGCACAATCTATATGGAAAATTTAGGTGCTACTGATTTAGCCATGCtgcttgaaaataaatttgtatgaaATTAACTGATACTAAAAACATAGACGCGATTGCCCATACCGTTACAAAGATAAGCCAGAAATTGCTTGAAAAGGGACTGGCAAATTTGTTAGTGACACCAAGGCCAAtgattttatttgtcttttttctagCATAATAAACCAAGAAAGTAggaattaaatattgaatgcAAGTGCCAGCATACGATCCTGTAATGCCAACTAATTTAGAGAGATCTTTGGTGCTCATAGCGATTAAATAAGGCGGCAGTATAGCTAAAATAGGGAAGATCAATTTTCGAagacaaaaattataagacGTATCATCGTATAAAAACAAAGACTGTAAATTATTTCTGAGCGTAATAGCTATTATGGGAAAGCTTGTGCTCAGAGTGAATACTGGAAAAAGTgccaaaaaatattcgatgataAGCATAAAGATGTTTGTGCTTTTAGAACAATCTCCTGATCCGCGTGGCCCGAAATCCAAAGTATAAAGATCATCGAGATGCTCGAAAGCGAACGCTCCGGTCAGCGcaagtaaaagataaaaagatgcTATTAATACGTAATCCAATGCAAGAGACCGATTAAGCGTAGATTTATTTGCAATCGGAGCAACCAACGCAGGCAAAGAGTGATGACACATAAACGAATATACGCAAGCACCGAAGAGACTAGGAATTCCTGAAATTGTTacattatcgattaatatcatttttgcaCAATTCGTTTGCTCTTGTAATAATGCTTACCTAATATATTTGCAACCGGTGGATTGCCTTTTGGGCCGTCGATAGCAAGTTTTCTTACCGCATAAACGATCATGATAGTAAATGCGAGCCATCTCATTGCCGAAGTTAATAACTGAAGATACTTGGTCTTTTGTACattgaaaaatacgaaaggTCCTAgcataaagataaaagtagtctgtaaataataacaacgaattCCGTTAATTCACAACGGGTAAGTAATATCAACGATATTTATGACTTTATAAAATGACAACATACAAGAAACATCCTATATGCATCCAATCGATCCAAAGCAGAACCTTCCCAACAAACTTCATTATCTGGTATAGTGTCGTTACACGTTAAGTTCTTCGGTTGATAAGTACAAGCAACATCTGCTATTGACTTAGCTACAGCTGCACCATAAATACTTAAATCgccatataaataaatagcaaGACACAAATAAAATAAGGTGGTGCCGaacttattgaaaaaaattgatgcTATTTGTCCCATCTCTATCTTATcatgaattatataataccGATAAGTTGTATCCAATCGATCTGGACTAGCTGTATAAGCAGTAACTAATGGTGTATCTTCTGAATCAGAATTGGAAGGGCAAGATTCACCCAACGTTTGCATTGcctaaaaaaaattgaaatagaatataaattccTAATACATTCAAAGAAAACGAtccgaacgaaagaaaaattataaggaAAACTAACACGTTTTCGATGTTGAATTTGCCTCCATGTAACTATTGCATTGGCAGATGCCATTACTTCGATAACAAAGGTAACCGTCATAAAGCTGTGATAACAAAGAAATGATTATCCTTTcgaattatattcaataaaataatgtctTGCTCATTCACCTTATAAAAGCTAATATCAAAATTACACTGAAACCAAGAGCCCATCCTGCTTTGCTGAAAACAGCTGGAAGAGTCAAAGCTCCTGTTCCCACAATAagattaaagatatatatcagACCAAcctaggaaaagagaaaaaaaatttgattagattttgagaagaaaagatgaatcatgtagatttatatatagtacgGTGCTAAACGTAACGGcgtgttattatttaatcgataacatTTTAATCTATTGTTTACGAACAAAGGTTATGTAAAATGTAACGTCAAATCTTAACGTCAAAGCTAAATCATTCGCTTACCAACGTTGAATATTGGTCGCTCGAATTTTGTTCTGGCATCTTGACCGAACTTGCGTGCAATATGGAGGAACGTGtagtagatttttttattacaaccaCATACGTGTCATTGACGTTAAACTatcgttttgtatttttccaaCGATGATGGTATACAAGAGCGACTTCACCAAAACCGATCATGACTTAGACATGTCGAATCAgtgaaaatatcaaagtattAAACGAtaacctcttttttttcaaagttgcatcaaattttttattatcttcattaCCTTCCCTTCAAACCTTT carries:
- the LOC122627599 gene encoding transmembrane protein 104 homolog isoform X1, whose product is MPEQNSSDQYSTLVGLIYIFNLIVGTGALTLPAVFSKAGWALGFSVILILAFISFMTVTFVIEVMASANAIVTWRQIQHRKRAMQTLGESCPSNSDSEDTPLVTAYTASPDRLDTTYRYYIIHDKIEMGQIASIFFNKFGTTLFYLCLAIYLYGDLSIYGAAVAKSIADVACTYQPKNLTCNDTIPDNEVCWEGSALDRLDAYRMFLTTFIFMLGPFVFFNVQKTKYLQLLTSAMRWLAFTIMIVYAVRKLAIDGPKGNPPVANILGIPSLFGACVYSFMCHHSLPALVAPIANKSTLNRSLALDYVLIASFYLLLALTGAFAFEHLDDLYTLDFGPRGSGDCSKSTNIFMLIIEYFLALFPVFTLSTSFPIIAITLRNNLQSLFLYDDTSYNFCLRKLIFPILAILPPYLIAMSTKDLSKLVGITGSYAGTCIQYLIPTFLVYYARKKTNKIIGLGVTNKFASPFSSNFWLIFVTVWAIASMFLVSVNFIQIYFQAAWLNQ